The Phragmites australis chromosome 1, lpPhrAust1.1, whole genome shotgun sequence genomic interval GTGAACTTGCTGAACTGTCCAAACTTTCGAATTGAACCTATGATCATTTCTAGCTTTCCAAATGAACCACAGAGTTGTAAAAACTTTATGGATGTGAACTTTATGAACACCagtttgaaacaaaaaaatgataGGAGAATGAATCCCAGTATCATCTTCTGGTAAAACATCAGATCTTAAAGGGGGGTCAGCTGAGAACCAAACAGCTCTTGCAAAAACACAAGTGAAAAACAAGTGATGATCATTTTCTCGAATGCCACACCTTTTACAATTTTCATCTATGTGAGAGGAATATCTTCCAGCTCTCTCACCTGTGGCTATGGCTTGCCTCAATAATCTCCAGGCAAAAGTTTTGACTCTTGGCTGCATTAATCCATCTTTCCAGATCTGATTCAGCAATGTTAGTATAGGAATTGGTAGGGATCTCTCTCCTTGTTGTGGAATGGGCTGAAAATGTTGACCTGCAAGGTGCCTATAAGCCTCCTTGGCTGTGCAAATACCCGATGCCACTGGTTTCCAGCATAGAATGTCCTCACCTTCATGTTGAGAAACTGGAACCTGCAAAATAGATTGAGCAGCTTGTTGCCCAAAGAAGTGAGTAATTTTTTCCTCATCCCACCTTTTAGAATTTGGAAGCCACAAGTCAGAGACAATGTTTGGTATTTGCTCACCCTGAGTGCTTAAGGTTaagtatgcatgcatgttattCCATATAGGACACCAAGGCTGAGACCAAATATTGGAGTTACCTTGCAAAATCTGGTAGAAGCAATTTGAAGTGAGCTCATTTTTGACCTGCATAATGGAAGACCAGAAGACTGATTTTGCCCCATGAGAAGGCGCAGTCCAGAAAGAGTTAAAGGGAAAGTATTTAGCTTTGATGACGGAAGAGAGATGAGGATCTTGGTTGTAAGCAATCATCCAGGCAGATCTAATGATGAGGCTACGGTTGACATGCTCAAGGTTTCTAATACCTAGGCCTCCCCTATTTTTTGGTTGGCAAAGATCAACCCAGGCTCTGTAAGGAATAGGGTTGCTGGACTCTCCTTCTTGCACACCAGACCACCAAAAACGCCTCACAATGGTATTGATCTTGGCCATGAAAGCTTTGGAGAAGAGGACATTGGTCATGTAGTAAATGGGAATGGAGGCAAAGACAGAGTTAATGTAAGTGAGCCTGCCAGCATGAGAGAGTTTATTGGCTTTGACCGTGGTGAGTTTGTTTTTGAACTTTTGATAAATAAACTCATAAGCTTTATTCCTATCTTTGTGAGTTAGAAGCAAAGGGTGACCAAGGTGAAAGGTGGTATGGGAGACCATAGGGACAGGAAAGATGGCCCGGATCGCAGCTTGAGTAGCAGGAGAAACTTTTTTACTGAAAAGAATAGAAGATTTATTCCAGTTGGGAGTCTGACCTGAGAGACTGCAGAAATGGTGGAGAAAATTCCTTATAGCTGCCGCCTCTTGAATATGAGCAGCACCACAGATGATGAGATCGTCTGCAAAAAGCAACGAATGGATTGGGGGACAGTTGGGCCCCAGGGAGATGCCAGTTAGATGATTTTGCTGAAGAGCTTGCTGCAGACAAATAGAAAGATCATTGATAGCAATAACGAACAGGTATGGTGAAAGAGGGCAACCTTGGCGAATGCCTCGATAGGACCTAAAACTCCCATGAGCCTGACCATTGATCATAATAGAAAAAGTGGGAGAGAATATGCAGGCATGTATCAGCTCAATGAAATGACTATGAAATCCTTGACGTTTCAGGGCTTGTAAAATGAAAGGCCATTCAATTCTATCAAAGGCTTTAGCTAGATCAATTTTAAGCATGAAACCTTTTTGGTTCCAATTACTAAGACTAAAGGAATGAGCTATTTCCTGAGCAAGTATAACATTATTAGAAATATGTCTACCTTGGATAAAAGCATGTTGGGAGCTATGAATGTAACCAGGAAGATGGTTTTTAACTCTTTCAGCAAGGGTTTTGACAGTTAATTTATATATGACATTGCAGAGACTAATAGGCCTGTAGTCTTGAGGGATAGCAGGAGTATTTTTCTTAGGAATGAGAACAATTAGAGTGTCATTGAGTGCAGGAGGGAACTGACCCGAATTATAGAACTGTGAGATGAAATTGACCACATCCTTCTTTATCCAGTCCCATGCTGCTCTGTAGAAGGCCACATTATATCCATCTGGACCTGGGGCTGCATCTCTTTTCATTTGTTTGAGCAAGGTGAGAATCTCCTGCTCATCTGGAATAGACAATGTAAAATCATCAGTTATAGTCACATTTGAGTTATTACCTTGCACTTGTAGCTGCTGCAGCTGAACTACATTTAGTTGGGAGGAgaataaatcaacaaaatatctCTGGAAGACATGAGCTATCTCCTGAGGTGTGGATGTCATTCTTCCATGCTCATCCAAAATGAAGctgattttatttttccttgCTCTCTTCAGGATTGCCTGCTGAAAGAAATGAGTATTCCTATCACCATCTGCGGCCCAAGATTTATGCACCCTTTGCCTATGATATTCAGCCTGCTTATCTAGAATGATCTGGTGTTGTGTAAGGAGATCCAATTGCACTTTATGATCTTGTACAGCCGGATGTTTTGCTTGCATCTCTGC includes:
- the LOC133889797 gene encoding uncharacterized protein LOC133889797, with amino-acid sequence MIAYNQDPHLSSVIKAKYFPFNSFWTAPSHGAKSVFWSSIMQVKNELTSNCFYQILQGNSNIWSQPWCPIWNNMHAYLTLSTQGEQIPNIVSDLWLPNSKRWDEEKITHFFGQQAAQSILQVPVSQHEGEDILCWKPVASGICTAKEAYRHLAGQHFQPIPQQGERSLPIPILTLLNQIWKDGLMQPRVKTFAWRLLRQAIATGERAGRYSSHIDENCKRCGIRENDHHLFFTCVFARAVWFSADPPLRSDVLPEDDTGIHSPIIFLFQTGVHKVHIHKVFTTLWFIWKARNDHRFNSKVWTVQQVHHLTNATVQAFNPFAGTQHNNQCIQEQENSTALIKHSHGVQDHVEAQVIVQRVQIGGAANAHQDDISRSVQHIQEGEQGPQQLQRQLNISGIFITAQIFQAHGPLMAEAQAVSLAAKVVKSLGLNQVTYISDNQTLVTALHKGDIITTPGHWNLRPILAEFFNNNREILFEARKIRRELNKMAHSLTRKAWNQPDRTSCSFMCNNLFHDQQCPVLEALQSSSWGDFHLCRITCV